One genomic segment of Komagataella phaffii GS115 chromosome 4, complete sequence includes these proteins:
- a CDS encoding Subunit of Golgi mannosyltransferase complex also containing Anp1p, Mnn10p, Mnn11p, and Hoc1p, which translates to MLVPNKNHLFHQIRRKPSQIVAPILFLVLVVYLLFGIGQSSSKKPKYSYKDKTQGWLLSSKIPPGPDEMAKNHIMHYNMNLLETTVMPAFNKEQVLVLTPMSKFYPEYWDNLLALSYPRELMELGFIVPRGKAGDEVVKKLETAVKAVQRSSTESARFARVTILRQDSESVESQLEKDRHALKAQKERRSKMALARNSLLFSTLGPFTSWVLWLDADVVETPKTLIQDLATHNKAVIAANCYQRYYNEETKKNDIRPYDYNNWVESEEGLRLASTLGPDEIIVEGYAELPTFRALMAHFYDPHGDLSTEMQLDGVGGTAVLVKAEVHRDGAMFPSFPFYHLIETEGFAKMAKRLGYQVFGLPNYLVYHYNE; encoded by the coding sequence ATGTTGGTGCCCAATAAAAACCATTTGTTCCACCAGATCAGAAGGAAGCCGTCGCAAATAGTGGCGCCcatcttgtttttggtCCTCGTTGTGTATTTACTATTTGGAATCGGGCAATCTTCGTCCAAGAAGCCAAAGTATTCATACAAAGATAAAACACAAGGATGGCTATTGTCAAGCAAAATCCCTCCTGGGCCGGACGAAATGGCCAAAAATCACATTATGCATTATAATATGAACTTACTTGAGACTACTGTCATGCCTGCGttcaacaaagaacaaGTCTTGGTGCTGACTCCCATGTCCAAGTTTTATCCCGAATATTGGGATAATTTATTGGCCCTCTCCTATCCAAGAGAACTAATGGAGCTAGGATTTATTGTTCCACGTGGAAAGGCTGGTGATGAAGTCGTCAAGAAATTGGAAACCGCAGTCAAGGCCGTTCAGAGATCTTCCACCGAATCGGCAAGATTCGCTCGTGTAACCATACTCAGACAGGATAGTGAATCCGTGGAATCACAGTTAGAGAAAGATAGACACGCTTTAAAGGCTCAAAAAGAACGTCGATCAAAGATGGCTTTGGCAAGAAATTCGTTATTGTTCTCAACCTTAGGCCCCTTCACTTCGTGGGTGTTATGGCTCGATGCTGACGTTGTAGAAACGCCAAAAACTCTGATTCAAGATTTAGCCACCCACAACAAAGCAGTGATAGCTGCTAACTGTTACCAAAGATATTACAACGAGGAGACCAAGAAAAATGACATTAGACCCTACGATTACAACAACTGGGTAGAATCAGAGGAGGGTCTACGGTTGGCTTCTACTTTGGGACCAGATGAAATCATCGTAGAAGGCTACGCAGAGCTTCCCACCTTCAGAGCATTGATGGCACATTTCTATGATCCACATGGAGATTTGAGTACAGAAATGCAACTGGATGGTGTTGGAGGTACTGCAGTGCTAGTTAAAGCAGAAGTGCATAGAGATGGTGCCATGTTCCCAAGTTTCCCATTTTACCATCTTATTGAGACTGAAGGATTTGCTAAGATGGCCAAACGTCTGGGCTACCAAGTCTTTGGTCTTCCAAACTACCTGGTTTACCACTATAACGAGTAG
- a CDS encoding Putative GTPase that associates with free 60S ribosomal subunits in the nucleolus, whose product MQLTWKDIPTVPTSNDMLDIVLNRTQRKTPTVIRPGFAITRIRAFYMRKVRYTAEGFAEKFTDLLQGFPNIDDVHPFHRDLMDTLYEKNHYKVSLSAISRAKAMIEQVARDYVRLLKFGQSLFQCKQLKRAALGRMATIVKKLKDPMVYLEQVRQHLGRLPSIDPNTRTLLICGYPNVGKSSFLRCITKADVEVQPYAFTTKSLYVGHFDYKYLRFQAIDTPGILDRPTEEMNNIEMQSIYAIAHLRSCVLYFMDLSEQCGFSVEAQVRLFHSIKPLFANKTVLVVVNKTDIISIEDLDPERRELLSSIEKVSGVEIMQTSCYEEDNVMKVRNSACEKLLTSRIEQKLKGSSRISNVLNKIHVAKPQARDDVDRAAYIPDAVKTLKKYDPEDPNRRKLARDIEAENGGAGVFNINLKDKYMLEDDEWKNDIMPEILDGRNVYDFLDPDIAAKLQALEEEEEQLSKEGFYDSDSEIEDEEVEDIKEKARWIRNKQKMMINDAKMKKNNSRSVMPRTKVTHSVANLKDHMYKLGHETSGLNASVKRASAQQSRGSEIVRKEASADTKRPHTMLLQRDRRSDGVSDGSLRSKVDRVAKMHLRERNRHTRKGEGDRADTASLPKHLIAGKRGNGKTDRR is encoded by the coding sequence ATGCAATTAACTTGGAAGGATATTCCGACAGTGCCAACGTCAAATGACATGTTGGACATTGTTCTTAACAGGACACAGAGAAAAACCCCAACGGTGATCAGACCAGGTTTTGCTATCACTCGTATTAGAGCTTTCTACATGAGAAAGGTAAGATATACAGCAGAAGGTTTTGCCGAGAAGTTCACCGACTTGCTGCAAGGTTTCCCCAATATAGACGATGTTCATCCCTTCCACAGAGATCTTATGGATACCTTGTACGAGAAAAACCATTACAAAGTGTCTCTATCAGCCATTTCCAGGGCAAAGGCTATGATCGAACAGGTCGCCAGAGATTATGTcagacttttgaagtttggtCAGTCGCTGTTCCAATGTAAGCAGTTGAAGAGAGCTGCCTTAGGTAGAATGGCCACTATCgtgaagaaattgaaggatCCTATGGTTTATCTGGAGCAAGTTAGACAGCATTTGGGTCGTCTTCCATCCATCGACCCTAACACCAGAACACTATTGATCTGTGGTTATCCTAACGTCGGAAAGTCCTCTTTCTTGCGTTGTATCACCAAGGCTGATGTCGAGGTTCAACCTTATGCCTTCACCACCAAGTCATTGTATGTCGGACACTTCGACTACAAATATTTGCGATTCCAGGCAATTGATACCCCTGGTATTCTTGACAGACCCACTGAAGAGATGAACAACATTGAAATGCAGTCTATTTATGCCATTGCACATCTGAGATCCTGTGTTTTGTACTTCATGGATCTCTCAGAGCAGTGTGGGTTTTCAGTCGAAGCCCAAGTGCGTTTGTTCCACTCCATTAAGCCATTGTTTGCCAACAAGACTGTGTTGGTCGTGGTTAACAAGACGGATATCATCAGTATTGAGGATCTAGACCCTGAGAGAAGAGAGCTGCTGTCCAGTATTGAGAAAGTCAGTGGTGTTGAGATTATGCAAACCTCTTGTTACGAAGAGGACAACGTTATGAAGGTCAGAAACTCTGCCTGtgaaaaattgttgacTTCCAGAATTGAGCAGAAGCTGAAGGGATCATCCCGTATCTCCAATGTTCTTAACAAGATCCACGTTGCTAAACCACAGGCCAGAGACGACGTCGACCGTGCTGCATACATTCCAGACGCTGTCAAGACTCTTAAGAAATATGATCCCGAAGACCCCAACCGTAGAAAGCTGGCCAGGGACATTGAGGCTGAGAATGGAGGTGCTGGTGTATTCAACATCAACCTTAAAGACAAGTACATGTTGGAGGATGACGAGTGGAAGAATGACATTATGCCAGAAATATTGGATGGTCGTAACGTTTACGATTTCTTGGATCCTGACATCGCTGCCAAATTGCAAgctttggaagaggaagaagagcaaTTGTCCAAGGAAGGATTCTACGACTCAGATTCGGAGATTGAGGATGAGGAAGTCGAAGACATCAAGGAAAAGGCCAGATGGATCCGCAACAAacagaagatgatgatcaACGATGccaagatgaagaagaacaacaGTAGATCTGTCATGCCTAGAACTAAGGTTACCCACTCTGTTGCTAATTTGAAGGATCACATGTATAAATTGGGACACGAGACTTCTGGTTTGAACGCAAGCGTGAAGAGAGCCAGTGCCCAGCAGAGCCGTGGATCTGAGATTGTCAGAAAAGAGGCTTCTGCTGATACTAAACGTCCTCACACTATGTTGCTCCAAAGAGACAGACGAAGTGACGGTGTTAGCGATGGATCTCTTCGTTCCAAGGTTGACAGAGTAGCTAAGATGCATCTGCGTGAGAGAAACAGACATACTAGAAAGGGTGAAGGTGACAGAGCTGATACTGCTAGTTTGCCTAAGCACCTGATTGCAGGTAAGCGTGGTAACGGTAAGACTGACCGCCGTTAG